One window of Acomys russatus chromosome 28, mAcoRus1.1, whole genome shotgun sequence genomic DNA carries:
- the LOC127210499 gene encoding transmembrane protease serine 11E produces MRPRRKGCQDITEAYRPPVLRARKRTCVEPWVVGLISFLSLIVLAVCIGLTVHYVRYNQRRTYHYYSTLPFTSDKLYSEFGREASKNFTDMSQRIETMVKNAFYKSPLRGQLAKAHIIKYSEEDDGVLAHMVLIFRIRSTEDPEIVHKIIEHVLHEKLKHATGPPSVDPESVEIKKINKTETDNYLNHCCGTRRNKSTAQTSVRIVGGTRVEEGEWPWQSSLQWDRAHRCGATLINSTWLVSAAHCFRTHRDPSRWTASFGATLQPPKLTTGVKRIIVHEKYKYPSHDYDIAVVELSKPVPCTNAVHKVCLPDANHEFQPGQRMFVTGFGALQNDGFTQNHLRQVQVDYIDTQTCNQPQAYNGAITSRMLCAGFLKGEKDACQGDSGGPLVTSDVRDIWYLAGVVSWGDECGQPNKPGVYTRVTAFRDWIAFNTGI; encoded by the exons ATGAGGCCACGGAGAAAGGGCTGCCAGGACATTACTGAAGCTTACAG GCCACCTGTGCTGAGGGCCAGGAAGAGAACTTGTGTGGAGCCCTGGGTTGTTGGCCTCATCTCTTTTTTATCCCTGATTGTCCTGGCAGTGTGCATTGGACTCACTGTTCACTATGTCAGATACA ATCAAAGGAGGACCTACCATTACTATAGCACATTGCCATTCACAAGTGACAAGCTATATTCTGAGTTTGGAAGAGAGGCTTCTAAAAATTTCACAGATATGAGTCAGAGAATTGAAACTATG GTGAAAAACGCATTTTACAAATCTCCGCTAAGGGGACAGCTTGCCAAAGCTCACATTATCAAGTACAG TGAAGAAGACGATGGAGTGTTGGCTCACATGGTGCTGATTTTTCGAATTCGCTCTACCGAGGATCCTGAAATCGTGCATAAAATTATTGAACATGTTCTGCATGAAAAGCTGAAACATGCTACAGGACCCCCCAGCGTTGATCCTGAATCAGTTGAAATTAAAA aaatcaacaagacagaaacagacaacTATCTCAACCACT GTTGTGGGACACGACGGAATAAATCGACAGCCCAGACTAGTGTGAGGATTGTCGGTGGGACACGAGTAGAAGAAGGAGAGTGGCCATGGCAAAGCAGCCTGCAGTGGGACAGGGCCCACCGCTGTGGAGCGACCTTAATCAACAGCACGTGGCTCGTGAGCGCTGCTCACTGCTTTCGAAC GCACAGGGATCCATCCAGATGGACTGCTTCCTTTGGGGCAACATTACAacctccaaaactgaccacaggCGTCAAGAGGATAATTGTTCATGAAAAATACAAATACCCGTCACACGACTATGACATTGCAGTCGTAGAGCTTTCAAAGCCTGTCCCCTGCACAAATGCAGTGCACAAGGTTTGTCTCCCTGACGCAAACCATGAATTCCAGCCGGGGCAGAGGATGTTTGTGACAGGATTTGGAGCACTGCAAAATGATG GTTTCACTCAGAATCACCTTCGGCAAGTACAAGTGGACTACATAGATACCCAAACCTGCAATCAACCTCAAGCTTACAATGGCGCCATCACTTCCAGGATGCTGTGTGCTGGCtttctaaaaggagaaaaagatgcATGCCAG gGTGACTCCGGAGGACCGCTGGTTACTTCCGATGTTAGAGATATCTGGTACCTTGCTGGAGTGGTGAGCTGGGGAGACGAATGCGGCCAACCCAATAAGCCTGGTGTTTATACTAGGGTGACAGCCTTCCGGGACTGGATTGCTTTCAACACTGGGATCTAA